The region TAAAGAGGCAAGAGAATTTTACGCCAAAATTTCAAGCTCAAATTTACACTATTTTTCACTTCGTGGCGAAGCGGGTCTTTATCGCTGCGACTAAGACAAAAATACTAAATAAATTTTTATAATTTCCTATTATACAACCCTATGCAAATAACTCTAGGGCTTAATTTAAAAGCCTTTAAAGGCTTTTAAATTTTATCTTAGATAAAATCTTTATCACAACTTAATTCAGATGAAAGATAAACCATGGAAAGAAAAAGAATTTACAACCCGAGTTCAGATGAAACGCTAACCGACAGGCGCGTTTTTAACGGTAATCCGCACGGAATTTTAAATTTCACCAAAGCCAAATACCAATGGGCGCTTAAGCTTTGGGATCTGATGGAAGCTAATACTTGGTTTCCAAAAGAGGTCGATACAACCGATGACGTGCGCGACTACACATACAACCTAACCGAAGCCGAAAAGCGCATGTATGATCTGGTTTGGAGCCAGCTTATCTCGATGGACAGCTTTCAGACAAACAACCTCGCAGACAACATCAACCCATATATCACGGCTCCTGAAATCAACGCGTGTCTAGCGCGCCAAGCGTATGAGGAGGCAAACCACTCTAAATCTTACGCTGTTATGGTTGAAGCGATTTGCGATAATACCGATCTTATCTACGAGATGGAAAAGCACGATGATGTATTGCGCGAGAAAAACGACTACATCTCAAGCGTATACGAAGAGCTTGCGGGAGAGGTTACCGATGAAAAGCTCTTGCTTGCGATGGTGGCAAATCAAATTTTAGAAGGAATTTATTTTTACAGCGGATTTATGGCGATTTATGCATTGGCTCGTGCGGGCAAAATGCTTGGAAGCGCGCAGATGATTAGATTTATTCAGCGCGACGAAATCACCCACCTGCTGCTCTTTCAAAACATGATAAATTCGGTTCGAAACGAGCGCCCGGATCTCTTTACGCCTGAAATCGAGGCTAAAATTTATGATATGTTCAAAAAAGCCGGTGAGCTTGAGATAAAGTGGGGTAAATACATCACTCAAAATCAGATAATGGGGCTAACGGGCGAGATAATCGAAGAGTACATCCACTATCTAATCGATCAGCGCCTAGTAGCGATCAAGCTAAACAAAATTTACAACGCTTCACATCCGATAAAATGGGTTGATGACTTTGCTAAATTTAACGATCAAAAGGCGAATTTCTTTGAAGGAAAAGTCACAAACTACTCAAAAGGAAGCTTGAGTTTTGACGATTTCTAACGAAATTTGTGAACTGAATTTAGTTCCCGTTACGCTTTTTGCAAAGGATTATGAAGGCAGACTGAAAGAATTGGCAAATTTTATTAAAAACACGCCTTCAAATTCGCTCATTTTAGCTAGTGAGCTTTGTATAAGCGGATATGATTTTGACGGTCTTTTAAAGAGTAAAAACGATACAAGCATGCTTGATAAGCTTGATAGCGAGCTTGTAAAAAAGCTTAAAGAAGCGCTTGAGGCGGATAAATTTCTTGGCTTTACGCACTTAACAAGCTTCAAGCACGAAGACGAGGCTAAAAAACAAAGTCAAAAAAGCCAACAAAGAACTAAAATTTATAACGAATTCTTGCTTTTAAATTCGGCTGAAATTTTTCACAAACAAGCCAAACACAAGCTGTTTAAGCCGAATTTAGAAGATGAAAAATTTGACGCAGGAGGTGAAGATGGCATAAGAATTTTTGAGTTTTACAATATAAAGATAGGTGTTTTAATCTGCTTTGAACTTAGATTTGCGGAATTTTGGGTAAAGTTACAAGAGTGTGACATAATCTTAGCGCCCGCAATGTGGGGAAAAGCCAGAGAAGAAGCTTATATGACGCTTTGTAAGGCTTTAGCAATAGTTAATAATTGCTTTGTTGTGGCATCAAGCTCGCTTGATTTGGAATTTAGCGGAGTATTTTTGCCAAGCGGTGAGTTCAAAAAAGAGGTGAAATTTGATAAAAACCTCATCGTAAAAGCTAGGCAAAGCATAGGAAAATAGGTAAAAATATGACTGGATTAGAAATTTCAAAATGTACTATTATGGCTGACGAGATAGCTGACGAGCTGATATTGTCGCCGGAACTTTATAAAGCACTAAGGCAAACTCCAAGAGGGGTCTTTGCTCCGGTCAGCACGCACGCTTATAAACTTGATGCGCAGCCCATAAGCGGCAATCAGTGGATAAGCTCGCCATTAACGGTTGCCAAGATGACTTTGGCGCTTGAGGCGGACGGTGTTGATAATGTGCTTGAGATAGGATGCGGAAGTGGGTATCAGGCTGCCATTTTGGCAAAGCTGGCTCACAGGGTTTTTAGCGTGGAGAGGATAGAAAAGCTTGCAACCGAAGCCAAAAAGAGGTTCGAAACTCTTAACATCAAAAACATCCACGTTAGATATGATGACGGCAACAACGGCTGGAAAAGCTATGCGCCGTATGATAGAATTTTGCTCTCGGCAGCAACTGAAAGCGTGCCGCAAAATTTGTTTAATCAACTTAAAAATGGCGGAATTTTGGTTGCTCCAATCAAAAAAGGAGATAAACAATACATCGTCAAATTTCAAAAAGACGACAATGGAAATATCCGCGAAACGAAGCTTGATGAGTGCATGTTTGTGCCGCTTTTAAAAGGCAGAGAGTAATATTAACAATAAAAGTGTATAGTTAATGCACAAATTTCCAACAAGGAGCTAAAATGGCAACAGATCGCGAACTAATCAACTTCTCAGAAGAGCATGAGCTAAACTCAATACTTGCAAAACACGGTAAATCCCAAAGTGCGGCTAACCGTAAAGTGCTTTGTGAGATCGGCAAAGAGTGCAAGGAAAAGCTTGGCAAAACTATCTTAAAACAAGAGGATCTTGACGGGTTCATCAAAAAGCATTTAGATCGCTTGGAAGATAAAAAATAGATCTATTTTTTAAGCCCGAGATGTTTCGGGCTTTTATCAAATTTACTTTTTACAGTCGCTTGACCTAAATTCAAACTCTCCAAACACATTTCCGTTAAACCTATAGCTCCAAATAACGCTATTTGTATAGTCTTGAATATCCGATAACGTAGTGCAATAAAAATTTTTGATAATATTTCTTTGCACGTCAAAAAATAGCTTCTTTTTAGCATCGTCAAATTTCGATAGCTTAATGTTGTCTATGTCGTTTAACTCATAGGTGTATTTGAGAGTTCCGTCTTTACACTCTATTTTTGTTAAAGTAGTTATAGGATCCATTCTCATCGGAAGATTTTTGCCAGTCCCTGTCACTATGCCTTTTACTACTGCATTGTCACAAGAGGCGGCAAATGCGCTTGTTACAAAAGCCGCTAAAAATAGTGTTAAAGTTAAATTTTTCATCTTACCTCTTAAATTTATTTTGTACAATCGCTTGGTTTAAACTCAAATTCGGCAAAAAGCTTGCCATTAGCGTCGATATATGACCAGATAATGCTGTTTGTGTACCGGTGAAGCTCAACCAAACTTGTGCAGTATAGCTCTTTGAGTATATTGCTTTGGACGTTTTTAAAAACTTCATTTTCAGTATCACTAAATTTAGATACCTCAAGATCTTTCGCGTCATTCATCTCATAGACATACTTCAAGCCGCCATTTACACACTCTGCGCGTAACATAGTAGTTATCTCGTCCACTCGCTGAGGAACTTTTGAGTTTAGTCCGGAGACTATCCCGCTTAAAACCGCATCATCACAAGAAGCCGCATTAACACTTACACCAAGCATAGCTACAAGCAGTGCCAAACCAAATTTTCTCATCTCGTATCCTTTCAAATTTATCTTATTTAGCGCACATACGACTTGCAATCTTTTGGCGTATAACCAAATTCTGCAAATTTTTTGCCGCCAAACTCATATACCCAAACAACTTTCTGCGTATAAGCATGAAGCCCTCTAAATGCGTTACAATAATTAACTCCAAGGATAGCGCTTTGCTTGTATTTGAAATTCTCGATATCCTCAGCCTTAAACTCTGAAATTTTGAAATTTGCGCTATCTTTTAGCTCATATTTATAAGCAAGCACGCCCTCTTTGCACTCAGCACCCATAAGAGTTACGGAGTCATCTATCTTTTTGGGAGCATTTTTATTTAGCTCCAAAAGCATCTCTTTCATATCTTTACTATCGCACAACTTGCCATCGGCAAAAGCAAAATTTAGGCTAGAAAACGCTAAAAATACCGCTAAAACAGCTCTTTTCATTTTCTGTCTCAAACTATCTCTTTAACTAAAAGTTGCGGCGTGATAAGTCCGCGAAACGAGTTTTTAGAGACCGAAACGACTAAATTTATGCTATCTCCGATGTGAGGCTGCCTATCGAAGTTAAAAAACAGCGCTTCAAAGCTCTTGCCTTCTTTTTGCAAGATAAGCTTTAAGTGGTTTTGCTCTCTGCCGATAAGCTTTTTGTTTTTGACGATGACCTCGTTTAGCCTAAAGAGCGGACGCGGATTTTTCTGTCCGTAAGGCTCGAAAAATTCCAAAATTTCAAGCAATTCAAAGTCAATCTCGCTAGCCCTTATCTCCCCTAAAAGCTCATCGGAGCTAACAAAATCATGCATATCCATTAAAAAGCAAGCCTGATTTATCGCCGTTTTAAAGGCTTCTAGGTTGCAAGGATCTATCACTATACCGGCAGCGCCTTTGTGCCCGCCGTATCCGCTTAAAAGCTCTTCATGCTTTGCGATAAGAGAGAGTATATCGACCTTGCCGACACTTCTTGCACTTCCTTTTGCACGGTTTTCATCTATACTAAAGACGATCGCAGGCTTTTTAAAGTGCTTTGCAAGGCGACTTGCGACTATGCCGATAACGCCTTCGTGCCAGTCCTTGCCCCATGTTACGATGATATTTTCATCCTCTTTTACATCTTTTAACGAGCACTCATAAAGCATTCTCTCCTCTTCTTTGCGAGAGTTGTTAAAATCAACGATCATGTCAAGATATAAGTTGGCTTCGTCTATGTTTTTGGTATGTAAGAATTTAAACGAATTTATCGCATCATCCATTCTTCCTGAGGAATTTATAAGAGGAGCGATGAGAAAACTTATATCATCGCACTCAAATTTATCCTTGCCGTAAAACTGTTTAATCGCCGTAAATGCTGCTCTACGAGATGAATTTAGCTTGATTATGCCAAGCTTAACGAGCATGCGGTTTAGATCCCTTAACTCCATCATATCCGCAATTATCGCAATCGCTAAAAGATCGATAAATTTCGCCATATCGTATTCAATCTTTAGCACGTCCTTTAGCGCACCCACCAGATACCAAGCCACTTGCGCGCCGCAAATTTCGATATTTGGGAAAGGGCAGTCTTTTTGCTTTGGATTTATGATCGCGTAAGCATCGGGCAAAATTTCAGGCGGCATGTGATGATCTGTTATGATTAGATCGATTTTGTATTTTTTACAAACCTCAGCCGCTTCGGTCGCAGAGATACCGTTATCAACTGTTATGATGAGGTCTGCATCTCTCACCTCTTCAACGATTTGCGCATTTAAGCCGTATCCGTCGCTAAAGCGATTTGGTATGCGCACGAAATATTTACTAACCCCTAAATCATCGAAAAATTCAGCCATGATGACACTTGCGATAACTCCGTCCACGTCGTAATCACCCACTACGACGATCTTTTCTTCGCGCATTATCGCCTCTTTTATGCGATTTGCGCCCTTAAAGATATCTTTTAACGCGTCAGGCGTGGGAATTTCTGAAATCTTTTTATGCAAATCCTTGCTAAAACGTTCGTTCAGTAACTCCCTTATGTCATTTTTACTTAACATGATTTTTTATCGACGCGTCGATAAAATTCAAAATCACTGCATTTGGGTTGGTTAGGCGAGATGTAAATTCAGGGTGAAACTGCACGCCTACAAACCAAGGATGAGAGTTTAGCTCGACAACTTCGATTAGTCCGTCGCTCTCTCCGCTTACGATAAGTCCCGCTTTTTCAAATTCGCCTCTATATTTCGGATTGGCTTCGTAGCGATGTCTGTGACGCTCTTTTACCTCTTTTGCTCCGCCGTAAATCTCGCTTAAAAGCGAATCCTTCTTTATCTCACAGCTGTAAGCTCCAAGCCTCATCGTGCCTCCGATCGGGCTTTGGTGAGTGCGAATTTGCTTTTCGCCGTTTGCGTCTATGAAGCTATCGATCAGATAGATTATGGGATTTATGCACTCTTTATCAAATTCAACCGAATTCGCTCCTTCCAAATGAAGCACATTTTTTGCAAATTCTATCATCGCAAGCTGCATACCAAGGCAAATTCCAAGATACGGGATTTTGTTTTCACGAGCAAATTTTATCGCTTGCATCTTGCCGCTTACTCCGCGCTCGCCAAATCCGCCTGCAACAAGCACGCCGTCAACGTCTTTTAGCAGTTCTTCAACATTTTCAGCCTCGATTTTTTCGCTATCAATCCACTTTAAATTCACTCTTGCGTCCAAATTTGCGCCCGCGTGAATTATGCTTTCCGTAAGGCTTTTGTAGCTCTCTTTAAGATCGACGTATTTACCGACAAAGGCTATGGTAGTCTCTTTTGTAGGCGCTATTATGCGCTTAACGAGACTATCCCAGTTTTTCATGTTTACTTCAAGCTCGCCCAGATTTAAAATTTCAGCTATTGGGCTTAGTATATCTTGGTTTAAAAACGTAAGCGGAATTTGATAGATGCTTTGGCTATCAACGCTTTCGATAACGCAGTTTTTCTCGACACCGCAGCTTGACGCGATCTTGTCTTTCAGCTCGCGGTTTAGCGGCTGTTCGCTTCTGCAAATTATCATATCAGGACTTATGCCTATGCGGCGAAGTTCGCCTACGCTGTGCTGAGTCGGCTTTGTTTTAAGCTCGCCCGCAACCTTGATATATGGCACCAGCGTTAGGTGGATATTCATAGCGCGCTTACGACCCACTTCGACTCTAAGCGCACGAATCGCCTCAAGGAACGGCAATCCCTCGATGTCTCCGACCGTTCCGCCTATCTCAACGATGAGGATATCTTGCCCTTCGCCGGCTTTTTTGATACGATCAACGATCTCGCCTACGATATGAGGGATAACTTGGATAGTTTTGCCAAGATAATCGCCTCTGCGCTCCTTTTCTATAACCGAGCTATAAACTCGACCTGTGGTGAAGTTATTATCCTGGCTTAAGCTCTCATCCAAAAAGCGCTCATAGTGCCCCAAATCAAGATCGGTCTCGGCTCCGTCATCGGTTACAAAGACTTCTCCGTGCTCAAGCGGACTCATAGTGCCCGGATCTACGTTGATATAAGGATCGGCTTTGAGTATGCTTACTTTAAGCCCCGTATTTTTAAGCAGAGTTCCTATACTGGCTGCCGCTATGCCCTTGCCAAGCGAGCTAAGCACGCCACCTGTGATAAATATATACTTCGTCTCTTCACGTAGCTTTTTTTGCCGAGATTTATCCATTGAAATTTCCTCTGTGATTTTATTTTAATGGTTTAATTATAGCTTTTTAAATTTTATAAATGTATAAGAGCGTGTAAAAACTTAAATTTCGTTGCGGATGTTTTTTGAATTTGTAAATATAAAATAAATCCTTAAGCATTTTTGTTATAAACTCTAAGCATTATGATTAAAAAACAGCTAAAAAATATATCCGATTTATACATGGACGGCTTTAAAAATATGAAAGTCGGCAAGAGCTTATGGCTAATAATTGCCATCAAACTCGTGATAATGTTTGGAATCTTAAAAGTATTCGTTTTTGATGAAAATTTAAATACAAAATTTAAGAGCGATGAAGAGAAAACCAACTTCGTTATCTTAAATTTGACAAAGGAATAAAATGCAAGAGCTTGCATCGGTTGATTGGTCCAGAGCGCAGTTTGCACTGACTGCAATCTATCACTTTTTATTTGTTCCGCTAACGCTTGGGCTTAGCTTTATCATCGCTATTATGGAGACGATCTACGTAAAAACGGGAAGTGCTGAGTGGAAAAACATCACCAAATTTTGGCTTAAACTATTTGGTATAAATTTCGCCATCGGTGTAGCAACAGGTATCATCATGGAGTTTGAATTCGGTACGAACTGGGCGAACTACAGCTGGTTTGTCGGCGACATATTCGGCGCTCCGCTTGCTATCGAGGGCTTACTTGCATTTTTCCTTGAAAGTACGTTTTTTGCGGTGATGTTTTTTGGCTGGGATAAGGTTAGTAAGAAATTTCACCTCATCTCAACATGGCTTGTAGCTATCGGCTCAAATTTAAGCGCACTTTGGATTTTAATAGCTAACGGCTGGATGCAGTATCCTGTGGGGATGAAATTTAACCCCGACACCGCCAGAATGGAGATGCAAGACTTCTTTGCCGTTGCGCTAAGCCCTGTGGGTATCATCAAATTTCTTCATACGGTTACGAGCGGTTACGTGATATCCGCGCTTTTTGTTATCGGAATTTCGGCCTGGTTTATCATCAAAGGCAGACACCTTGTCATGGCCAAAAAAAGCATCATCGTGGGCGCAAGCTTCGGGCTTGTAACATGCCTATTTTTGATGTTTAGTGGCGATGAAAGCGCGTATCAGGTTACAAAAACTCAGCCGATGAAGCTTGCTGCGATGGAAGGACTTTATGAAGGAGATACAAGGCAAGGTATCGTGATGGCGGGAATTTTAACGCCAAACAAGCAGCCGGGAGACGGACAAAAGCCTTTTATTGTAGATTTTGAAGTGCCTTACATGCTCTCGCTTCTTGGCAAACGCGATATCAACGCATTTATCGCAGGCATTGACGATCTGGTGTTCGGAAACGAAAAACACGGCATAGAAAGCGTTGAAAGCAAAATGAAAAAGGGCAAAGTCGCCGTAGAAGCGCTAAGAGAGTATAAAGAAGCCAAAAAGGCGGGTGATAAAGAGGCTATGCAAATAGCGCAAAATAAGCTTGAAGCAAATATGAATTTCCTCGGATACGGTTACTTAGAAAAGCCGAACGATGCGGTTCCGCCCGTGGGCATTACATTTTACAGCTTTCACGTGATGGTAGCGCTTGGAAGCTATTTCTTGGTGCTATTTTTCGTAGTTATGTATCTGTGTATGGCAAACAATATCGAAAATTTCAAAAAGCTGCTTTGGCTTTGCGTCTGGACGATCCCGCTTGGATACATCGCAGCCGAAGCCGGCTGGATAGTAGCCGAAGTAGGGCGTCAGCCGTGGGCGATACAAGATCTCATGCCTGTGGGTATAGCCGCTACTAATTTAGGAAGCGTAAATGTCAAAATTTCATTTGCGCTCTTTGCTCTGTTATTTACGGCGCTTTTGATAGCCGAGATAAAAATCATGCTTAGACAGATAAAGATAGGATTTGAAAACCATGCTTAGTTTATCGCACGAAATTTTACAAATTTACTGGTGGGCTATCGTTAGCCTGCTTGGCGGACTTTTGGTATTTATGATGTTCGTTCAAGGCGGTCAGACGCTGATTTTCGGCTTGCCAAAGAGCGAAATTCAAAAAGATATGATAGTAAATTCGGTCGGTCGAAAATGGGAGCTTACATTTACTACGCTTGTTATGTTCGGCGGGGCTTGCTTCGCGGCGTTTCCGCTATTTTACGCGACAAGTTTCGGTGGGGCTTACTGGGTTTGGCTTGCGATACTCTTTTGCTTCGTCATCCAAGCCGTAAGCTACGAGTACCGCAAAAAGCCGGATAATTTTTTAGGAACAAGAACTTATGAAATTTTCCTTTTCATAAACGGCTCTCTTGGCGTTATACTTATCGGAATGGCGGTTAGCACGTTTTTTGCGGGAAGCGATTTTTTATTAAACGAGCAAAATTTCGTCCAGTGGCAAACGCCTTGGCGAGGTCTTGAAGCCCTTGGCAACATCATGCTCTATCCGCTTGGAATCGCTATGTTTTTCCTTTCCAGAGTAGGTGGCGGGCTATACCTGATAAACAATATCGCAGATGATGAATTAAGAGCAAATTTAAGAAAATCGGTGCTTAAAAACACGGCTCTATTTTTACCGTTTTTCCTGATCTTTGCTATCTGGATTTTTACAAAAACGGGCTTTGAATACGATGCGCAAGGTGTGGTAAGCCTAGTCGGATTTAAATACGCAATGAATTTGATAAAACTTCCGTTTGTAACACTCATGATGCTGGTTGGCTTAGTGCTTGTTTTATACGGAATTTATAAAGGGGCATTTACAAGCAGTATCTACGGCATAGTGCCTTTTGGCGCGGGAGTAGTGCTTGTGGTAACGGGGCTATTTTTGATTACCGGACTTAACAACACGGCGTTTTATCCGTCGTTTTCAAATTTGCAAAGCTCGCTTACCATACAAAATGCAAGCTCAAGCCACTATACGCTTGGCGTGATGGCTTATGTAAGCTTTTTAGTGCCGTTTGTGCTTGGATATATATTTGTGGTTTGGCGCGCGATGGATAGTCGCAAGATCACCCAAAACGAGATCAAAAACGATCATCACGCATATTAAGGAGCCTTGATGAGTACTTCGCTTTTCTTTCTTTTTCTTTGGATTTTAGCTCTATTTTTGGGCTACAAATTCGTATTTTTAAACATAAATCAAGTTGAGAAATATCCTGAGAGATATTTTGATAACTTAGACAATAAATAAATTGACATTAAGCCAATATCTCAACTAGCAGCTATTGGCTTATACTTATACCTCAATACAAATACATCATCTTAAATTTCAGTTAGAGGCAAAAAAATAAAACATGTTATAGCTCTAATTCATTAATGCTATGATTTATAAATTGATAATCATTTTTATTTAAATTTAATTTATATAGTATTATAATTCTATTTTTTCAAAATATTTTAAGAAGGTATCGTATGAATAAAATCTCAGATTTATCATATCATTACAAAAATAAATCTTTAAGCATAGTGGTGGCTATAGCTTTATCATGCTCTTGGCTTTTGGCTAAAGATGAAAAGTCAAGGGAAACAATTGATCTACAGGAAGTAAAAGTTACAGGTGAAGTTAGCTCTTCTGGTTATGATAATACGGCTTTAAAAAGCTACACTTCTGCAGGATCTTATTCTTATCTTGACGAGACAAAAATTTCTCGCTTCAGAGGAAGTTCAGTCGGTGATTTTCTAAGCGGAATTCCAGGCGTAATGGTGGGCAATAAACGTAACAGTGGAGCCATATCCGTTAATATCAGAGGTATCCAAAACGAAAACAGAGTTCCGATAGTAATTGATGATTCATTGCAGTCTATTCCTTCATGGCAAGGATATGCAGGCTCAAGTACTAGAACTTTCCTGGATCCTGATTTAATCTCTCAGGTGGAGATAGAAAAAGGGCCGTCTTTAAAAGCAGATGGAGTAGGTGCCACAGGAGGAGTCGTGAGGATGAATACGATATCATACAAAGATATAATTCCCAAAGACTCCGAAAAAGACTGGGGGTTTCGCTTTACTTTAGGAACAATGTCAAATACCGTTAAAAAACCTGCTTACAATACAAGAGGAGGCTATAGAACAAAATGGATAGAAAAATGCGAAACAAATCATTCGGGTCTTTGTAAAGAGCAAACCTACAAGCCTGATGCAAGATATTCCTCAAAAAATCCTTTTTCAAAACTAGGAAATAGCTACAATACGAGTTTAGCATTTACTAAAAAATGGGAAAATGCAGATATTGTGCTTGGCTATGCTAAAAAAGTTCAGGGCAATTACTTTACCGGTAAGCACGGACCTACCCCCGAAATAGAAAGAATCCAATATAAAAACGAAGATCTTGAAGTAATACCAAGAAAAGGCAGAACTCCTGCCGTAGAGGAAGAAGTAATAACAGGAAGACTTATATTTAAAAGCCAAGACGGCTACACATATTATCGCTCGGGAGAAGAGATACTAAATACATCTCAAGACAACCAATCATATTTGGCTAAAGTAAATTTTTACAACGAACATCATGCCGTAAATTTAGCATATAGGGGGTATAGAAGTAAATTTGGAGAAATGATGCCTTCTTTAGTTAGTTTTCGCGGAGACGGAGCACTTCAAGGA is a window of Campylobacter sp. CCUG 57310 DNA encoding:
- a CDS encoding DUF4492 domain-containing protein: MIKKQLKNISDLYMDGFKNMKVGKSLWLIIAIKLVIMFGILKVFVFDENLNTKFKSDEEKTNFVILNLTKE
- a CDS encoding cytochrome d ubiquinol oxidase subunit II encodes the protein MLSLSHEILQIYWWAIVSLLGGLLVFMMFVQGGQTLIFGLPKSEIQKDMIVNSVGRKWELTFTTLVMFGGACFAAFPLFYATSFGGAYWVWLAILFCFVIQAVSYEYRKKPDNFLGTRTYEIFLFINGSLGVILIGMAVSTFFAGSDFLLNEQNFVQWQTPWRGLEALGNIMLYPLGIAMFFLSRVGGGLYLINNIADDELRANLRKSVLKNTALFLPFFLIFAIWIFTKTGFEYDAQGVVSLVGFKYAMNLIKLPFVTLMMLVGLVLVLYGIYKGAFTSSIYGIVPFGAGVVLVVTGLFLITGLNNTAFYPSFSNLQSSLTIQNASSSHYTLGVMAYVSFLVPFVLGYIFVVWRAMDSRKITQNEIKNDHHAY
- a CDS encoding cytochrome ubiquinol oxidase subunit I; its protein translation is MQELASVDWSRAQFALTAIYHFLFVPLTLGLSFIIAIMETIYVKTGSAEWKNITKFWLKLFGINFAIGVATGIIMEFEFGTNWANYSWFVGDIFGAPLAIEGLLAFFLESTFFAVMFFGWDKVSKKFHLISTWLVAIGSNLSALWILIANGWMQYPVGMKFNPDTARMEMQDFFAVALSPVGIIKFLHTVTSGYVISALFVIGISAWFIIKGRHLVMAKKSIIVGASFGLVTCLFLMFSGDESAYQVTKTQPMKLAAMEGLYEGDTRQGIVMAGILTPNKQPGDGQKPFIVDFEVPYMLSLLGKRDINAFIAGIDDLVFGNEKHGIESVESKMKKGKVAVEALREYKEAKKAGDKEAMQIAQNKLEANMNFLGYGYLEKPNDAVPPVGITFYSFHVMVALGSYFLVLFFVVMYLCMANNIENFKKLLWLCVWTIPLGYIAAEAGWIVAEVGRQPWAIQDLMPVGIAATNLGSVNVKISFALFALLFTALLIAEIKIMLRQIKIGFENHA
- a CDS encoding ribonucleotide-diphosphate reductase subunit beta, whose translation is MERKRIYNPSSDETLTDRRVFNGNPHGILNFTKAKYQWALKLWDLMEANTWFPKEVDTTDDVRDYTYNLTEAEKRMYDLVWSQLISMDSFQTNNLADNINPYITAPEINACLARQAYEEANHSKSYAVMVEAICDNTDLIYEMEKHDDVLREKNDYISSVYEELAGEVTDEKLLLAMVANQILEGIYFYSGFMAIYALARAGKMLGSAQMIRFIQRDEITHLLLFQNMINSVRNERPDLFTPEIEAKIYDMFKKAGELEIKWGKYITQNQIMGLTGEIIEEYIHYLIDQRLVAIKLNKIYNASHPIKWVDDFAKFNDQKANFFEGKVTNYSKGSLSFDDF
- the recJ gene encoding single-stranded-DNA-specific exonuclease RecJ, whose translation is MLSKNDIRELLNERFSKDLHKKISEIPTPDALKDIFKGANRIKEAIMREEKIVVVGDYDVDGVIASVIMAEFFDDLGVSKYFVRIPNRFSDGYGLNAQIVEEVRDADLIITVDNGISATEAAEVCKKYKIDLIITDHHMPPEILPDAYAIINPKQKDCPFPNIEICGAQVAWYLVGALKDVLKIEYDMAKFIDLLAIAIIADMMELRDLNRMLVKLGIIKLNSSRRAAFTAIKQFYGKDKFECDDISFLIAPLINSSGRMDDAINSFKFLHTKNIDEANLYLDMIVDFNNSRKEEERMLYECSLKDVKEDENIIVTWGKDWHEGVIGIVASRLAKHFKKPAIVFSIDENRAKGSARSVGKVDILSLIAKHEELLSGYGGHKGAAGIVIDPCNLEAFKTAINQACFLMDMHDFVSSDELLGEIRASEIDFELLEILEFFEPYGQKNPRPLFRLNEVIVKNKKLIGREQNHLKLILQKEGKSFEALFFNFDRQPHIGDSINLVVSVSKNSFRGLITPQLLVKEIV
- a CDS encoding carbon-nitrogen hydrolase family protein — translated: MTISNEICELNLVPVTLFAKDYEGRLKELANFIKNTPSNSLILASELCISGYDFDGLLKSKNDTSMLDKLDSELVKKLKEALEADKFLGFTHLTSFKHEDEAKKQSQKSQQRTKIYNEFLLLNSAEIFHKQAKHKLFKPNLEDEKFDAGGEDGIRIFEFYNIKIGVLICFELRFAEFWVKLQECDIILAPAMWGKAREEAYMTLCKALAIVNNCFVVASSSLDLEFSGVFLPSGEFKKEVKFDKNLIVKARQSIGK
- a CDS encoding protein-L-isoaspartate(D-aspartate) O-methyltransferase; translation: MTGLEISKCTIMADEIADELILSPELYKALRQTPRGVFAPVSTHAYKLDAQPISGNQWISSPLTVAKMTLALEADGVDNVLEIGCGSGYQAAILAKLAHRVFSVERIEKLATEAKKRFETLNIKNIHVRYDDGNNGWKSYAPYDRILLSAATESVPQNLFNQLKNGGILVAPIKKGDKQYIVKFQKDDNGNIRETKLDECMFVPLLKGRE
- a CDS encoding CTP synthase; this encodes MDKSRQKKLREETKYIFITGGVLSSLGKGIAAASIGTLLKNTGLKVSILKADPYINVDPGTMSPLEHGEVFVTDDGAETDLDLGHYERFLDESLSQDNNFTTGRVYSSVIEKERRGDYLGKTIQVIPHIVGEIVDRIKKAGEGQDILIVEIGGTVGDIEGLPFLEAIRALRVEVGRKRAMNIHLTLVPYIKVAGELKTKPTQHSVGELRRIGISPDMIICRSEQPLNRELKDKIASSCGVEKNCVIESVDSQSIYQIPLTFLNQDILSPIAEILNLGELEVNMKNWDSLVKRIIAPTKETTIAFVGKYVDLKESYKSLTESIIHAGANLDARVNLKWIDSEKIEAENVEELLKDVDGVLVAGGFGERGVSGKMQAIKFARENKIPYLGICLGMQLAMIEFAKNVLHLEGANSVEFDKECINPIIYLIDSFIDANGEKQIRTHQSPIGGTMRLGAYSCEIKKDSLLSEIYGGAKEVKERHRHRYEANPKYRGEFEKAGLIVSGESDGLIEVVELNSHPWFVGVQFHPEFTSRLTNPNAVILNFIDASIKNHVK